One Brassica napus cultivar Da-Ae chromosome C2, Da-Ae, whole genome shotgun sequence DNA window includes the following coding sequences:
- the LOC111207085 gene encoding uncharacterized protein LOC111207085, whose translation MMNQDEWLGTLRYAGKAQDKVSLDTLMLRYRPIAPKPTTGQPCDAGDNNKNSYNLSKRTKRKYVRVSKNNSTTCRGKTRSDLSDDREPTGVVTLQLMPEKSDLTSDCTPSDPMVKMITGEETREINTWTMFNGGVTAEVETRVTVESVTGVCDGSSSFHGVKCTDVEMVDNLSKDTCPAFVSDASNRVVWVNEAYRRNVSGEDPSSLSSLPDVMVWLVMEESTMAMYCNYRAFTCRVRMQYTWQEANYTKTVPCDVWKMEFGGFAWRLDTTAALTLWL comes from the coding sequence ATGATGAATCAAGATGAGTGGTTGGGAACGCTAAGATACGCCGGTAAGGCGCAGGATAAGGTTTCCCTTGACACTCTCATGCTCCGTTACCGTCCGATCGCTCCAAAACCGACGACTGGTCAGCCATGCGATGCAGGAGACAACAACAAGAACTCTTACAATCTGAGCAAACGAACCAAACGAAAGTACGTTAGGGTCTCTAAGAATAACAGCACCACGTGTCGAGGAAAGACCAGATCTGACTTGTCTGATGATCGGGAACCAACTGGAGTAGTGACACTTCAACTCATGCCGGAAAAATCCGATCTTACAAGCGACTGCACGCCGTCAGATCCGATGGTGAAAATGATAACCGGAGAGGAAACACGAGAAATCAACACGTGGACCATGTTTAACGGCGGCGTCACGGCGGAGGTGGAGACGCGGGTGACGGTGGAGTCCGTTACCGGCGTATGTGACGGTAGTTCGAGTTTCCATGGGGTGAAGTGTACGGACGTTGAGATGGTGGATAACCTAAGTAAGGACACGTGTCCAGCGTTCGTATCGGATGCCTCAAACCGGGTGGTCTGGGTCAACGAGGCTTACCGGAGAAACGTTTCCGGTGAAGATCCGTCATCGTTGTCGTCGTTGCCGGATGTCATGGTGTGGTTGGTGATGGAGGAGTCGACGATGGCGATGTATTGTAACTACAGAGCTTTCACGTGTAGGGTGAGGATGCAGTACACGTGGCAGGAGGCAAACTACACCAAAACGGTGCCGTGCGACGTGTGGAAAATGGAGTTTGGTGGCTTTGCATGGAGGCTAGACACAACAGCTGCTCTAACTCTCTGGCTTTGA
- the LOC111206913 gene encoding uncharacterized protein LOC111206913 has translation MEMFGGGADLIAADNWRRKLEKNFLSARCPPEYRRDLAAHHLKEDALVWWDCVVEGARDQPELTWEDFLEEFNNKYFPREAMDKMEGRFQDINQGSRDVRKYGEEFNRLRRFAGRHMTEKELIRRFMKGLRIETKNSCNVREFRTLNELVEKAAEQEAGIEEQRKQNQATRAPKRPRETSTPSDSGTGRTPCAECGKMHYGECKGPGCFKCGQLGHIKRNCPQLNDGTVTKTPNTTCQQCGRYGHAARECRDRTEAGTGAALPAPPPKKPATLPRVFVAGNNQGTETIAGMVKVGGVVAYTLFDTGATHSFVSQDLTRRWSFQGNYEGRTTRVETAGPDEISAMGVFVGVAVELAEVVMPVDLLKLEMGRYEVILGMDWLSQYGAVIDCNGANIRIPREGGRVVFEGPKTKTGVTIISMAQAGELIKRGHDAYLATIEMLEAPKEPRLEDVAAAREFADMFEPLQGPPPNKDSAFMIELEPGTAPVSKAPYRLAPAEMAELREQLEDLIGKGFIRPSSSPWGAPVLFVRKKDGSLRLCIDYRGLNKVTIKNKYPLPRIDELLDQLVGATWFSKIDLASGYHQIPIAEKDVQKTAFRTRYGHFEFVVMPFGLTNAPAAFMGMMNNVFREYLDRCVIVFIDDILIYSRSKEEHDWHLRIVLEKLCEHKLYAKLSKCSFWQRKIGFLGHVITEAGVAVDQEKIKAIIQWPIPKNATEVRSFLGWQGTTGSLYEISPPPQNPTPGFEQLKHQLTQTPVLVLPRTGIPFVVYTDASRVGVGCVLMQEKRVIAYASRQLKKHEANYPTHDLELAAVVFALKIWRAYLYGEKVQGNPVADALSRRRSDVSGAREVQELSGMLATLSLRATTVQEDGIGLEALDQADLLWRIKEEQKKDDSLLEKHWDGVKSDVATWVSQCPTCQVVKAEKRIPSGLLQGLPLPQWKCDMVTMDFVTGLPRITGNKDAIWVIVDRLTKTAHFIAIKKTDGADILARKYLDTVVRLHGIPVSIVSDRDPKFTSTFWQAFQKELGTKVHLSTAYLPQTDGQSEHTIQTLEDMLQACVLDWGEVGRVPAAGGICIQQQLSF, from the exons ATGGAGATGTTTGGTGGGGGAGCTGACCTGATCGCCGCGGACAACTGGAGGAGGAAGTTGGAAAAGAACTTTCTCTCAGCCCGGTGCCCACCGGAGTACCGTAGAGACTTGGCCGCCCACCATTTGAAAGAAGACGCCTTGGTCTGGTGGGATTGTGTAGTGGAAGGTGCAAGGGATCAACCCGAACTGACTTGGGAGGACTTCCTAGAGGAATTCAATAACAAGTACTTTCCCCGGGAAGCAATGGATAAGATGGAGGGTAGGTTTCAGGATATCAACCAGGGGTCTCGGGATGTGCGTAAGTACGGTGAGGAATTCAACCGACTCCGAAGGTTCGCAGGACGCCACATGACAGAAAAGGAACTGATTCGCCGCTTCATGAAAGGGTTGAGAATCGAGACCAAGAACAGCTGCAATGTTCGGGAGTTCCGCACCCTGAATGAACTGGTGGAAAAGGCAGCTGAACAAGAGGCGGGAATAGAGGAGCAACGCAAGCAGAATCAGGCAACTAGAGCCCCAAAGCGACCGCGTGAGACTTCAACCCCCTCGGACAGCGGGACTGGCCGCACCCCTTGCGCCGAGTGCGGGAAGATGCACTACGGTGAGTGCAAAGGACCAGGATGTTTCAAATGCGGGCAACTGGGGCATATCAAACGGAATTGCCCGCAGCTCAATGACGGGACAGTCACCAAGACACCCAACACAACGTGCCAACAATGTGGTCGTTACGGGCATGCGGCCCGGGAGTGCCGTGACCGGACCGAAGCAGGGACAGGGGCTGCACTGCCGGCACCGCCACCAAAGAAGCCAGCAACCCTACCAAGAGTGTTCGTAGCAGGGAACAACCAGGGAACGGAGACCATAGCAG GGATGGTGAAGGTCGGAGGAGTTGTAGCATATACACTCTTCGACACGGGGGCCACTCACAGTTTTGTGAGCCAGGACCTAACCAGGAGATGGAGTTTCCAGGGAAATTACGAGGGCCGAACCACACGGGTAGAGACAGCCGGACCAGACGAGATATCCGCCATGGGAGTATTCGTGGGAGTGGCCGTGGAACTCGCCGAAGTGGTCATGCCAGTTGACTTGCTTAAACTGGAGATGGGACGTTACGAGGTGATCCTCGGAATGGACTGGTTATCACAATACGGGGCAGTTATTGACTGTAACGGAGCAAACATACGGATCCCCAGGGAGGGAGGACGAGTGGTGTTTGAAGGACCAAAAACCAAGACCGGGGTCACGATCATATCGATGGCACAAGCCGGAGAACTAATTAAAAGGGGGCACGACGCGTACCTGGCCACTATAGAAATGTTGGAGGCACCCAAGGAACCAAGGTTAGAGGATGTGGCTGCGGCGAGAGAATTCGCGGACATGTTCGAACCCCTGCAGGGACCACCGCCGAATAAAGACAGTGCATTCATGATCGAGTTGGAACCAGGAACTGCACCTGTCTCCAAGGCCCCCTATCGTCTGGCGCCGGCAGAAATGGCCGAGTTGCGGGAACAGTTGGAAGACTTGATAGGTAAGGGATTCATACGGCCAAGCAGCTCGCCATGGGGAGCTCCGGTACTCTTTGTAAGGAAGAAGGATGGAAGCTTGAGACTCTGCATTGATTATAGAGGACTGAATAAGGTGACCATCAAGAACAAGTACCCACTACCCAGGATCGACGAACTGTTGGACCAGTTGGTAGGAGCGACCTGGTTCTCCAAGATAGACCTTGCATCGGGATACCACCAAATTCCTATAGCCGAGAAGGATGTACAGAAGACGGCGTTCCGCACACGTTATGGACATTTTGAATTCGTCGTAATGCCGTTTGGGCTAACCAACGCACCAGCAGCCTTCATGGGTATGATGAATAATGTCTTCCGAGAATACTTGGACCGCTGCGTGATAGTTTTTATCGACGATATACTCATCTACTCCCGGAGCAAGGAAGAACACGACTGGCACCTTAGGATAGTGTTGGAAAAACTGTGTGAACATAAGTTGTACGCAAAAttaagcaagtgtagtttctggcagaGGAAGATAGGATTCCTCGGACACGTTATCACAGAGGCTGGAGTAGCGGTAGACCAAGAAAAGATCAAAGCCATAATCCAATGGCCTATCCCAAAGAATGCCACGGAAGTAAGGAGCTTTTTGGGTTGGCAGGGTACTACCGGAAGTTTGTACGAGATTTCGCCACCACCGCAAAACCCCACACCAG GGTTCGAACAACTGAAACATCAGCTGACTCAGACACCTGTACTGGTCCTGCCACGAACCGGCATACCGTTTGTGGTATACACGGATGCCTCTAGGGTGGGAGTAGGGTGTGTACTCATGCAAGAGAAACGAGTAATTGCTTACGCGTCACGACAACTAAAGAAGCACGAAGCCAACTATCCCACTCACGATCTGGAACTCGCGGCTGTTGTCTTCGCCCTAAAGATCTGGCGGGCTTATTTGTACGGAGAGAAAGTTCAA GGAAACCCAGTAGCAGATGCGCTTAGCAGGAGAAGGTCCGATGTCTCAGGGGCCAGAGAGGTGCAAGAACTCTCGGGGATGTTGGCGACCCTAAGCCTGAGGGCCACGACGGTTCAGGAGGACGGAATAGGACTCGAAGCATTGGACCAGGCAGATTTACTATGGAGAATCAAGGAAGAACAGAAGAAGGACGACAGCTTACTGGAGAAG CACTGGGATGGAGTGAAAAGCGACGTGGCAACATGGGTCTCCCAGTGTCCTACTTGTCAGGTAGTAAAGGCAGAAAAGAGGATACCGAGTGGATTATTGCAGGGCTTACCACTACCTCAATGGAAATGCGACATGGTCACTATGGACTTCGTGACAGGATTGCCTCGGATAACGGGCAATAAGGATGCAATATGGGTAATAGTGGATCGACTCACAAAGACGGCGCATTTCATCGCCATCAAGAAGACTGATGGAGCAGACATACTTGCTCGCAAGTACCTAGACACCGTGGTACGGCTGCATGGAATACCTGTGAGCATCGTGTCAGATAGGGATCCCAAGTTCACTTCAACCTTCTGGCAAGCGTTCCAAAAGGAATTGGGCACCAAGGTACATCTTAGCACGGCCTACCTTCCCCAGACCGACGGTCAGTCAGAACACACGATACAGACACTGGAGGACATGCTACAAGCATGTGTCTTGGACTGGGGGGAAGTGGGGAGAGTACCTGCCGCTGGTGGAATTTGCATACAACAACAGTTATCATTCTAG
- the LOC106375483 gene encoding uncharacterized protein LOC106375483 isoform X2 has translation MLPIDEQGTVIQGFIPPGRIKKYLPEMKRGSVYKLINFYGSKNKPVYQVADHVATVSFAWNSEMSVLHEIPISFDEDRFRFHSYEDFEANCDLKGDLYDVIGHMKLVDGQTLIERPSLDDVKIATTRHIMIHVQSHEPVMKLYLWDQTATDFCKKFNSCENTPTVLLVTTVNTKHLGGTLALSSMSSTRVFMDYDVQPTRDYFTWLGSNPEIADQVSENVITKRETLTIADIFSYMTQESAKAAFFECTATIDDVVHGSTWYYIACSECHSKATNGPSSLICTNTKCGKVNSWRSTVPCKNFCL, from the exons ATGCTCCCCATCGACGAACAG GGAACTGTTATTCAAGGATTCATCCCACCGGGGCGAATTAAGAAGTACTTGCCTGAGATGAAACGCGGATCAGTTTACAAACTCATCAATTTCTACGGATCGAAAAACAAACCGGTGTATCAGGTTGCTGATCATGTCGCAACCGTGTCTTTCGCATGGAACTCTGAAATGTCGGTTCTTCACGAGATTCCCATCTCTTTTGATGAAGACCGTTTCAGGTTTCATTCATACGAAGATTTTGAAGCCAACTGTGATCTCAAAGGTGACCTCTATG ATGTTATTGGCCACATGAAGCTGGTCGATGGACAGACTCTTATTGAGCGTCCCAGCCTTGACGATGTGAAGATCGCTACCACTCGGCATATTATGATTCATGTGCAGTCGCATGA ACCTGTGATGAAGCTCTACCTTTGGGACCAGACTGCAACAGACTTTTGCAAGAAATTCAACTCCTGTGAAAACACTCCCACAGTGCTTTTGGTCACAACTGTTAACACTAAACATCTCGGAG GTACCCTTGCCTTATCCTCTATGTCCTCCACACGGGTCTTCATGGACTATGATGTCCAACCAACCAGGGATTATTTCACCTG gCTGGGCTCTAACCCAGAGATTGCTGATCAAGTTAGCGAAAACGTCATCACTAAGCGTGAGACACTGACTATAGCAGATATATTCTCCTATATGACTCAGGAATCTGCAAAG GCTGCATTTTTTGAGTGCACGGCTACGATTGATGATGTTGTTCATGGCTCTACTTGGTACTACATTGCATGCAGTGAGTGCCATTCTAAGGCTACCAATGGCCCAAGTTCGTTGATTTGTACAAACACAAAATGTGGGAAGGTTAACAGCTGGCGTTCCACA GTACCGTGCAAAAATTTCTGTTTATGA
- the LOC106375483 gene encoding uncharacterized protein LOC106375483 isoform X1: MLPIDEQGTVIQGFIPPGRIKKYLPEMKRGSVYKLINFYGSKNKPVYQVADHVATVSFAWNSEMSVLHEIPISFDEDRFRFHSYEDFEANCDLKGDLYDVIGHMKLVDGQTLIERPSLDDVKIATTRHIMIHVQSHDRPVMKLYLWDQTATDFCKKFNSCENTPTVLLVTTVNTKHLGGTLALSSMSSTRVFMDYDVQPTRDYFTWLGSNPEIADQVSENVITKRETLTIADIFSYMTQESAKAAFFECTATIDDVVHGSTWYYIACSECHSKATNGPSSLICTNTKCGKVNSWRSTVPCKNFCL; the protein is encoded by the exons ATGCTCCCCATCGACGAACAG GGAACTGTTATTCAAGGATTCATCCCACCGGGGCGAATTAAGAAGTACTTGCCTGAGATGAAACGCGGATCAGTTTACAAACTCATCAATTTCTACGGATCGAAAAACAAACCGGTGTATCAGGTTGCTGATCATGTCGCAACCGTGTCTTTCGCATGGAACTCTGAAATGTCGGTTCTTCACGAGATTCCCATCTCTTTTGATGAAGACCGTTTCAGGTTTCATTCATACGAAGATTTTGAAGCCAACTGTGATCTCAAAGGTGACCTCTATG ATGTTATTGGCCACATGAAGCTGGTCGATGGACAGACTCTTATTGAGCGTCCCAGCCTTGACGATGTGAAGATCGCTACCACTCGGCATATTATGATTCATGTGCAGTCGCATGA TAGACCTGTGATGAAGCTCTACCTTTGGGACCAGACTGCAACAGACTTTTGCAAGAAATTCAACTCCTGTGAAAACACTCCCACAGTGCTTTTGGTCACAACTGTTAACACTAAACATCTCGGAG GTACCCTTGCCTTATCCTCTATGTCCTCCACACGGGTCTTCATGGACTATGATGTCCAACCAACCAGGGATTATTTCACCTG gCTGGGCTCTAACCCAGAGATTGCTGATCAAGTTAGCGAAAACGTCATCACTAAGCGTGAGACACTGACTATAGCAGATATATTCTCCTATATGACTCAGGAATCTGCAAAG GCTGCATTTTTTGAGTGCACGGCTACGATTGATGATGTTGTTCATGGCTCTACTTGGTACTACATTGCATGCAGTGAGTGCCATTCTAAGGCTACCAATGGCCCAAGTTCGTTGATTTGTACAAACACAAAATGTGGGAAGGTTAACAGCTGGCGTTCCACA GTACCGTGCAAAAATTTCTGTTTATGA
- the LOC106372867 gene encoding uncharacterized protein LOC106372867, translating into MVNQDEWLGTLRYAGKAQDKVSLDTLMLRYRPIAPKPTTGQPCDAGDNNKNSYNLSKRTKRKYIKVSKNNNTTCRGKTRSDLSDDREPTGVVTLQLMPEKSDLTSDCTPSDPMVKTITGEETPETNTWTMLTAASRRR; encoded by the coding sequence ATGGTGAATCAAGATGAGTGGTTGGGAACGCTAAGATACGCCGGTAAGGCGCAGGATAAGGTTTCCCTTGACACTCTCATGCTCCGTTACCGTCCGATCGCTCCAAAACCGACGACTGGTCAGCCATGCGATGCAGGAGACAACAACAAGAACTCTTACAATCTGAGCAAACGAACCAAACGAAAGTACATTAAGGTTTCAAAGAATAACAACACCACGTGTCGAGGAAAGACCAGATCTGACTTGTCTGATGATCGGGAACCAACTGGAGTCGTGACACTTCAACTCATGCCGGAAAAATCCGATCTTACAAGCGACTGCACGCCGTCAGATCCGATGGTGAAAACGATAACCGGAGAGGAAACACCAGAAACCAACACGTGGACCATGTTAACTGCGGCGTCACGGCGGAGGTGa